The nucleotide sequence ttcctgttgactttagggtatggttcttgaggctttttttttctggacatgatGCATGTCCTCAAAAAttttgtgcatgtaggttgaacgtggacgaggggctaattttttccaattttctaggtggcgatagcgagtcattttgccacgtcCATGcacgaaacccataaaatacgaaatttttcaccacttctgacatgtgtgcaaaatttggtgagtttgagtatgtttaggcccccaaaattgagcttactttgcagaaagaagaaaaaaaacacgtttgtgctcgggccctaacaagAGAAAAGCCCATAGATCTACAAAGCTTGATTTCAATGATCTGCATGTAGTCTTGAAAACGCTAAAAGTGCATCCATGTTAAAGACAAAGCGACATTCAAGCCACTGTTGTGACGAGACTTGTAAAACGTTGTAGCCCAACACATAATGAGCAATAGATGCAATAGCATCTGAATGTACTGAATGTTTGTGCGCGCTACCTGAGAGGGCAGGATGGGTGGAGGCACTTGGTTACGAAGATTGGGTTGGGGGGGGGCCTGGGACTGGGGGCCACCTCGGCCCTGTGCTACGATGTTGCCACCCATTATCGGGTTTACATTCTGATCagggaaaacacaaacacacacacacaaagggtcAAACAACTTGCAACAAACTTAAAAATCTGGTTTTGTCATTTATAATGTACAACACGTGGtaacaatcaatcaaacttAAGTAGAGTCTTTGGGGAGTAAAACACAAGTGAAATGTTAGATAAATGTGGGAAATAACATTTATCACAACATTGTGATGTGTATGGCATTCTCATGCTAGAATACCAAACACGTAATATGTATTTTGATATTTGTTCTATTTTTCACAAAGTGATAGTTTCTTATTGTTAGTATCTTAGGGTCTGAGGCTCATGGCCTAAAGACTACATCCTTTTCATCCTTCCACACTCACCTGTCGAGTGCCCCCAGGACTAGAGCGGGCAGGAGACTGCCCAGAGTCAAGACAGGGGATAGGCTGAGCAGaattggaggaagaggaaaagctCATGCTTTGATTGGAGGAGAGCTCATCAGAAGCTTGGCTATCGTAAGCAGAGCGGGAAACAGACAGCTGCAGAAGCAAGGTCAGGTGCACAGCAGATGGACGCCAAGCACAGAGCGACAGGAAGCACATCAGCAGCCAGAGAAGTGCAGACAaggaaggagaaaagaaggaaaagagttAATTTAAAAAGGGAGTGTAGGAGATGAGTAGAAGTAAGCAACGGAGAGGAAGGGAGTGCACCAGAGGATGAGAGTCAGAAAGACAGAAGCAAAGATAAGAGACAAGCAGCCTTAAGTGcagaaggaaaagcagcaaagccCAAAAAACCCACGGCTGCTTTGTACAGAACTATGTAAGGGAATGAATCATTACTGCATAATTAGAAATCACTTACGAACTACTAATTGTAACAAGTAACCATGTAAGTGTGCATATTTCCTTTAGACACCACCTACAGACTAATTCATAATGATGACACACAACATCGTGTTAACAGCAAGTATCAAATGAAACATCCCTTTCAGTAGTCCACACATCAAATGCAGTGTGTTAGAACAACCACTGTGGGGCGCTACAGGACTGAGAGAGCACTACCCAGCCAGACTCACATGGGACTCTCTTCCACTCCACACCTACCTCATGATCACCATAATTGAAGAGAGAATGACCAAACCACTATCTAGTAATGTCGTTTTAAACAGCAGAATGTGTCGATTACCAATCCTGTAAAGTGCCGGTTCTACCAACCTGCTGAATTTCAACTTGGTACCACATTTCGAcaacaacattttcattttgtattcCTAAGAGATGTTCTCCTGTGACCTTTTCTTCACTCCCACCCACAGTATAACAGGGAAACATAAAGGTTTCTGCATACCTTGTCATAGTAAGGGCTGCGATCCATGGCAGACTCCTTGTGGAGATGGTGTCGAGACCCGGGGGTCTTCCCCATTACTCCATTGAAGTCTCCCATACTGCCCATGTCCATACGTTTGTCCTGCACCATCCCTGCTCCTGTCTTCATGGAGTCGTCAGGAGAGTCCCTCTGCAAGGGGAAAAATACGAAATTGGATTATAGAGAAAGAAAGCATAAATattgcattcattcattaaatatttaatatacatttttaaaaaaaacaaatggtaACGGCTTTAAAATGGAAAAGTATTTCCTGGTGGGAACTACACATTGATTCTGATCAAGTGGCCATTGTAACAAGTGTTTCATTCATCACTAACAAGTGAAAAGATGAAACCGAAATGCATTCTTCATGATAATGATCGTCAAAAATTCCATGTACGTTAGAACACCACAACCACTTAAAAACactgatttttaaaatgaaagagagattGTCCTTACAGAGAAGTTCATGCTGTTGAACTGGTTGACGAACGGTTTCATCCAGGGTTCATCCTGTTTGTTCATCGGTTTGTTCAtctgaaacagacaaaaataattcACTGGAGACACTAGACGCATTAGCAggactgctttgttttttttcttttctgtcaacAACAAAGGTGGCTAAATGAACTCCAGACTTATGATGTGCTTTACTGTAATGGCAGGCGTTCAGACGGAGTGAGGATCATGTTTAGGATGAACAAATGCCCAAAGCCAAAAGGTGAACAAACCTTGATGGAGCCTCTATGCTTGTAGTTCCAGGTGTTTTGTTCATGGGATCTGTTGTCCTGTTGGCTGTTGCTCCACATGCCAATCTCAACCTCCTCTTCCTGATCCCAGCTATTGCCCATGGACGCCTCTTCACCACACCATGTCTCCATGGGCTTCGGAACTGGAGCTACAAAAGGAGGTAGGGACAGATGAAGAAACTGGATAACAACAAGTGATACTATACAAGTTCAAGGTCAGACAGGACTGCTCATAGTTTAAACACAGGTTTTTGCTTAATATTAATGTTCATGAGCGCGCCTACCAGATTTATGTTGGCCGCCCCATGTAGACCCAGAGTCTCTGCTACCCCTGCTGGGTTCTTCCCAGCTGGAGCTGGTTTCCATGGGTTTCCCCCAGGCAGACGTCCCGTTGTCCACTTTCACCGGTGGAGCAGTGGTAGGCTCCCCCCATGTTGAGGACTCTTTCTGTTTGGGGTAAGGCTCACCCCAACCTGGAGGAAAAGAGCATGATCCCCATTATAAATATGATATACTTTCTGTGGTGTGGTGCAGTTGTTCTGAACCAATAGCTTTTTCCATTATTTCATGCATGCCTCAAATTTAAATATGTAGATGTATTCAGGTTGTCTTTAGACCTTTCAGACATTCTCATATTTACAACGATGCTGCAAGTTTACATGTTTTTCCTCTGCTGGAATCAGCTAACAGAGCTCCAAGAAAGAGCCCTGCTCATGTCTCTGGGGAACCCTGCGTCAACTTGCTTATGTAAGTGTTGTTTACATTAACTTTTGGGGGTGTAGATGTGTATACAGGCCCCAACACACTTTCCaatgtgagactgtgtgtgctCAAGTGAGCGCAAGTATGAGTTCAAAAGGCTCCTGTTACAGCTGACCACCCAGACCTGCTAATTTCTCCCTCCACAGGAGGCATGTGGGGAGATGCCAGGGATACCTCCCCATAAAAATAGGATAGGTCATCGGGTGGCCTCCGGCTCCAGTGTCCCTCATGTGAcatgcacgctcacacacaaagaaaaatgtacacacacctAAGCACACATGCAGAGGTAGATGCATATACACAAACTGGCACATCCTTTCATGTTGTATGGCAGATATACATTTGCTATATACTCGCACACAAAGAGTgattgtgcacacacactaattGACAAACTGTAACCCTGGCCCACATCCATTTCTCCGTTTCACCGTCTACATAAGTGCATCAGTTGATCTAATAAAAAGGAGGATGAGAACCACAATGTGTGTGTAacttgtgtataaatgtgtttcaCAAGCCCATCTAAGAGCAAACTGAAAAATATACAATGTCtaaaacagaacaaatattgaagttacattttgtttttaaaacagtttaaacCTATGTTACATATCCATGAACACAATCGTATTGACCTACTTCTTTCACTCCACATAATTTTCACTCAATTTACCAATGTTGCAGTTTTCATTGCTTTTTGCACTTCAATATTCACAAAAAGAAACCCACAATTATCTAAAAATCAGTCTAAATCTACCacctgattatttttattaaagtagCTGTCTAGTTGCCCCACCCTTTCTAGCCATCCACTTTGCTGCTCCTGTTAGCTCGCTAGACAGCAACCCTGAATAACCTTAACAGCCCCTCCCTGCCTTATTTTCCCCTTCTCAGACCACTGCAGGATAGGTGCCTTACTCGTTTTAGTTTTCCCCCATCTTACATTGGAACCACTCCTATTACCAAGTCACCAGACCTCCTCCTCTACCACTCATgggctcgctctctctctctctctctctctctctctctctctctctcaaacccAACAAAAGCCAGTGTTTCTACAGCAAGCAGAATTGGCAGgcgagaaagagaggagggagaaaaaagggcgaatgagagaagagaaaaatcGATGCTCTTAGCATTCCAAACGGGTGACTCAACCGGCTTTACAAAAAGCCCTCAACATGGACAACACCGTAGGGAAATGGGAGAGAATGGCTGTATGGGTTTGTTTTCTCTCCATGCTTCTGTTCAAATTGTGTATGCTTTTGAATACATTTGTGAATGTTTGTGCATCAACACTTCTTGTGTTTGCACTGTATAAATCCTTTTAAGACCTTATTTCAGATTTCTCAAAAGGAGTGTGGGCGGGACTTGCAcctttttattcattctttagGCTTATAGACTGCAACAGACCGCTTGCAATTACATGCGAGAACCATTTTAGATACTCTGTTCATGTCCTAGCATTTTTATATGTActtcaataaacaaaaaacactaaaatgggggggggggggaaaccaaacaaaaaaaccccactaaTCTGCATGCTAGTGCAACACAGAGTGTGTACATGTTGTTGGAACATTTGAGAATCGGCAGAGCTAAGGAATCAATTGACACACCGACATGATGAAAGTATCCCTGCAGGCTAAAAACCACTGTAATATGTGAATAACATCAAGATCTGTTGTAACCTGGCCAACCACATCTATGTGGACCTAAACTATAAAGAGGACAAGTGAGACTCAGTGGTGTTTGAATCATCATTATCTTTTTCACATATATGCACATGTTAGTGTGGACATGTGCACAATTTTACATATTCCAACTTACCAGAGCTGCAGCTTTTCTCCTGGGTAAGAGGCTGCGCGGGCTGAGGAGGATGCTTCAAGCTGTGTGCTGGGTGGGACTGGTGCTGGGAGGATGGGCCTATGGCCTCCTGATCAGATTGGCCAGTCCTGTTCCACATGTTGACAGCTCCACCACTGTATTTACCTATGAAGGTTTCATGTGAGTCATCAGCTGAAAATGAGAAGCCTGGAATTTCACATGATTATGTTCAGGTTTATACAGCTTTTTCTGAATAAATGTATAGTGGGCTGAGTGTTTACCAGGGTCTCCCCAAGCTGCTGTCCCATCATCGATCTCCATCCTCCGACGAACAGACTCTGGAGAAGGTTCTTCCCACCCAGTTGCCACTTCCTCCTTCTGACCTACTGTGGGAATGGGGCCTCCCAACCAGCCTGAttgaagaatgaaaaaaaaatgcaagtCATTCATATATTGTATGTCCTCCCACTTAATGTTTTTTCTATACATTGTcaaatatcaaaaaaaaaaaaaaaaaaaaaaaaggggaaaaaaaaaaaatcttattctAGACTATGATTCTGATAGGATGCATACTCCTAATAACTACCTGTGGGCTTGTCAGGACCTTGATTGCCTTTGGACATGGTGGATTCAGGACCTTTTCCCCACTCGTTGGAGGACTTGGGATTTGGCTCACCCCAGGTCTGGGCTCCGTGGTTGTTCTTCATTGGCTCACCCCAGCCCTGGCTGTTACTCTGAGGATTGGGTTTGTGGACTGAATCGCCCCAGTTGGAACATGGGTTTGGAGTGTTCTGGTCTGGAGTATTTGATCCTCCACTACCTACCcaggtgttgctgctgctggtgttggttCGACTTGGCTCGCTCCAACATCCAGAGCCAGACCGGTCGCTGTCACTGTCCCAGCCCACTGAGCCTGCACCTTTTTGGGGCTCCACCCAGTGGTTGTTGGGCCCTGGTCTGGCACCATCTCCACCATTACCCCAGCCTTCACATCCATTTCTACTATTGGAACCCCAGCCCTGCTGTGGTTTGGGCGCATTAGTCCACGTATTGGacctaaacaaaaacattgaatgtgatcagtaaaatataaaatagtaaCATCTTAGTTACATTtactgcaaaaacatttttctgcctCAATACGTATTTCTATAATGCCCAAACATAAATTACCTGTCATCTTTGTTAATGTTATTGCTCCAGGTGTTACTGTTGTTGCTCCCCTTGTAGCTGGATCCTTCATTCCAGCCACTCTGCCCACCTCCTCCACTTGCTGGAACTTTGCTGTCCCACCCAGAGGTTGTCCGCTCTCCCCAGCCAGAACTTCCTGTACCTGGGCCTGAGCTGCCTGGCCCACCCCCCCAACCTGCAAGTACATTAAAGAGAGATACATGTTTTTTGCATTCGGCAACATACATTTCTGTTCCTAATaagtatatgtttatttatatcaTTAATGCATTCACACAAAAGGTTTCATACACATTCTAGCCCTACCTCCAGAGGTCTGAGAGGGAGCTGCCGGTGTTGCTGTGCCCCAGCCGGAACCTCCGCTGCTATGCTTTCTTTCGTCTCCTCTGGGACCCTGGTGTTGATTGTTAGCAGGAGAATTGACATCCCAGGCGGTGTTCTGCCGTATAGGCGTCTGTCCCCATCCAGTGTTTGACAGAACCCTTGGGTCCACATCGGCCTGGGACACAGTTGACGCTACTGATGCAGAATGGGTACCTTTTCTACGGTTTCCCCCTTTTGGCTGGCCACCCTCCCTCTCTGAGCTGGATCGACCTCCGGAGCTCTCTCCACTTCCCTCACTTCCTCCTGAGCGACCCCACCCTGCAGTGACACCCCCCAAGCTGTGGcttccacctcctccccctcccatGCCCATGGCGTCATCCTCCAGGCTCTTCCAGCCATTGTTGGCAGAGCTTCCTTTATGACTTCCAGCATCTGTATGGTTGATTCCAGGAGTTGTTGATCCCCATTCTCCATTTGACATCTTGTTGATAGATGTGGAAGAGGACGATGATGACGAGGAAGAAGAAGACGCGCTGCTCCCCCACGGACGAGGTATGCCTGCTGGAGGGCCCATGGTAGTTTGGTTCCCATTTCCTGGTGTTTGGCCTGCAGAGCCTGGGATTTGATTTGAGCCAATACCCCAGGACAAGTTGCTCTGGGGCTGGTTTGGGTTGTTGGCAGGCCCCTGGTCCCAGCGTGGGGCCGCAGTGTTATTGTCGTTATTATTACTCTTGTAAGCAGCAGTAGAGGAGATTTGGGGGTTCCCAGCCTGCATTGCGGCAGGGTTTTGGGGGTTCACAGTGTCTACATTTGGGTGGCCCTTGTCTCCAGGGTAGGTAGTTGTGCCCCAAGGCGTACCGAAGGCCCCAGGACCTCCTAGCTCTCCTTGGGGGTGCAGGGAGGCTGATGAGGCATTTCCATTGGCCAGCGGACCCCCATTCCCTCCTCCAATAGAGCCCCAAGAACACTCCCCACTGAGCTGGGGTGAGGCGGTAGAGCTTGGTGGACTAGAGGTCATTGTggcattagtagtagtagtagtagtattcaTCATAATAGTGTTATTTGGTCCATTGGATTCAGTGTTAAGGTTGGTAGGCTGTAGGCCACCATTTCCACTGTTGCTGCTTCCTAACACATTGCCGCTTGCTGTACCATTATTCACCTCAGTGTCTTCCATACTGCTGTTTGGAGCTGCCATGCCACCCCAGCCTACTTGGGGAACTATACTCAGTTTGGACCTCATCCCCTGAGCCTGTGGAGGACGTTGGCCCTGGGACAATGAGCTTGGGGTTAGATTCTGCGGCCAGGCACCATGGTTGGCATTTGGGTTTGAAGTGTTTGGGTTTAACCCTCCATTGATGCAGGGGGTGCTTCCGCCGGTGGTAATCATGTTGCTGCCTGACTGGGTGCCCCATATACCACTGTTATTGACGGGCTTGTTGTGGTGGTTACCCATGTTATTGCTGCCAATACTGCTGGACCCTGCCACAGAGTAGTGGGAGGGGCCAGTGATGttattatttccattatttGCACTGCTGATGGTTCCGACGCCTCCACCAATGACCTGACGACCGTTGCCATCTCCATTCACTGAAACGCTGACCATCATGGCAGAAGTCaccaaagaggaggagggggaagaagCCGTAGaagacacagaggaagaagcatttgctgacatcatcatcactgtTGTGACAGCGGCAAGGTTTTTCTCTGAGCCGATCGAGGAGCTAGAGTCTGCGTCCATGCATTCTGATGCCAACTCAGGGTCTGATCCTGACCCACAgccagaagaggaagaagatgaggagcaagagaatgaagaggaggagggaggccAGACAGAAGAGTTAGTTGACGAAGGGTTGTTGGATTTGTCGGTGCTTCTGTCCACTAGGACTTTGCCCCAGTTGCTGTTGCCGTCACTGCTGCAGGGAGAGCCAGAGGACCAGGGGGAAGGCTCATACTGTGAGTCCAAGCCAGGGTGCTCCAGACCTGAAGAGTGAATGGGTGGAAATAGCAGGGGATACGGTTAGTTTGAATAGATTAAACAAAATATTCCAACATTATAGAAAATTTTTCCAAGACGTGCTGTTTCTAATGACATGACAGTAAGATGTACTATATTGAATAAAGCAGATGTGGTTTAAATTTCCCTCATCCACAGTTTTCTATTCCCGCCGACCTTCAGCTGGCCCAACTGTTCTGCATATGATCAGCGCCAGGCCTAAGCCTAGACACAGCTGCCACCATTTTGTCACCACAGCAGGACACAAAAGCCTGCCAAAGCTATAAACTGGGATTCAGGGAGGCGAACGCCAACCATCAGCACGAGAGGAGACACGGAGGGCATAGGGGTAATGGCAAATGAGTGTGAAAAGAGGGAGCTGAGGATGAAGGGAGTgaggggaggaggtggtggCAACTGAAAAATATTCAGACGTCTTCAAACCTTGCTATTTATtccaaatatattaaaattgaCATCATTTGCATTCAGGCCAGGCAAGTCTATAAATTTGGACTCCCGAGACCACGATCTAATTTTGGTTTCATGGCCATTTTACATGCACTCATTCATTCTCAATGGCAAGCGCCCAAATTTTCAGTGCTATAGCAACCTTCTGTGCACAATATTACTGCATTTATTAGCATTTGCCAGCAGTCTTTGTCACTAACTGCATTCTTGCAGTGGGAGCCCCCATTCATTAGCTGTGGTAAGCTAATATTAATCTGTTATGATACTCTTGATACTAACGCACATTAAAAGTGTTTTAATGTGAACGCAGCAAAGCAGTCAGTGACGTAGGTCTTTTTTGTTAAAGGACTTCTAAAAATGTGCTGACAATATTAGGTAACATTACCAAAAGCTGACTCAATTTAGTTTATCCAacttatttgacattttgttgccATGTAGTTGGTGATTTGAGACATTTTAAGGACTAAAAAGATTTTAAGGCAAAGTATGAAAGGAGAGTATCTGACTTTGTcttgtttgctttttctttgAACAAACAATTAACTTTCAGCAAtggaaagggagaaaaaaaatttgtAATTACTTCTTGGCTTGTGAACAAACATTCAAAAGATGGATCACGCAGTTAAATTATTTCCCTTATTTGTAGGCAGCATTTCTGCACCAGCTAAGCacgtgttttttttatttgaataccTGCTGCTATTTGACAATTCATGCTTGGTCATCATGTTCTTTTAATCACGACAACATCTGCTGCCTTTTTTTGTGTCCGGTTTCTTCACAAGCTATCTCCTGAGACCAAAACTGTGTGCGTACTAACTTTGAGATTCTTGACCAATTAGTTGCCCATCTTCTCACTTGAAGCCCTCTCTTTCACATAAACCGTTGCCAGCTCTCTATGGCGCTTATCGTGATTGCTTGCCAAGTCTCCTCTTGCACCCTTTCACACCCAcacatctctctcttcatctctctgaTATGCCATGAATAAAATACATCATCTCTGTCAAGGTCAGGTCAGACTGGGTCTACCTAGTCTGTCGCTCACAAAGCAGGGCCAAAGTAAGACACTGGGAGGAAGAATGAAATGCAGAAGAACAGGGAAGGAATAAAGCAATGTGTAGTCACCTGCTTGATTAGGGGAGTGGCTGACGGAATCCCGAATGGGAGCCATGcctggaaacagagagaggaaagactGTCAAACAGACTTGGAGGGAGTTAGAGATACAGCCAGAAATCAAACACAGTGGGGAGATGTTAGAAATAGTTAGGACAGCAAGAACATCCAATGAGAATCaagcaaacagaaaagaaaacaagagtgTTAAAGACAGAAGGGTTAAAAGTAAAAAGGGCTTGCAAGTAGAAGAGTATTAGAGGACAGACCCTGCTAGTTGCTGAACCTAAGTTAGTAGTTATACAATAGTATAACATAAAGGAATAAATCCAATATCTGAATTTAAGTAAGTGTGTGTAATTATCAGTGATTAGTTTGAGCAGAATTTTGCTCCTTCTATATTTGGATTC is from Micropterus dolomieu isolate WLL.071019.BEF.003 ecotype Adirondacks linkage group LG02, ASM2129224v1, whole genome shotgun sequence and encodes:
- the LOC123986292 gene encoding trinucleotide repeat-containing gene 6A protein-like isoform X1; the encoded protein is MAPIRDSVSHSPNQAGLEHPGLDSQYEPSPWSSGSPCSSDGNSNWGKVLVDRSTDKSNNPSSTNSSVWPPSSSSFSCSSSSSSSGCGSGSDPELASECMDADSSSSIGSEKNLAAVTTVMMMSANASSSVSSTASSPSSSLVTSAMMVSVSVNGDGNGRQVIGGGVGTISSANNGNNNITGPSHYSVAGSSSIGSNNMGNHHNKPVNNSGIWGTQSGSNMITTGGSTPCINGGLNPNTSNPNANHGAWPQNLTPSSLSQGQRPPQAQGMRSKLSIVPQVGWGGMAAPNSSMEDTEVNNGTASGNVLGSSNSGNGGLQPTNLNTESNGPNNTIMMNTTTTTTNATMTSSPPSSTASPQLSGECSWGSIGGGNGGPLANGNASSASLHPQGELGGPGAFGTPWGTTTYPGDKGHPNVDTVNPQNPAAMQAGNPQISSTAAYKSNNNDNNTAAPRWDQGPANNPNQPQSNLSWGIGSNQIPGSAGQTPGNGNQTTMGPPAGIPRPWGSSASSSSSSSSSSSTSINKMSNGEWGSTTPGINHTDAGSHKGSSANNGWKSLEDDAMGMGGGGGGSHSLGGVTAGWGRSGGSEGSGESSGGRSSSEREGGQPKGGNRRKGTHSASVASTVSQADVDPRVLSNTGWGQTPIRQNTAWDVNSPANNQHQGPRGDERKHSSGGSGWGTATPAAPSQTSGGWGGGPGSSGPGTGSSGWGERTTSGWDSKVPASGGGGQSGWNEGSSYKGSNNSNTWSNNINKDDRSNTWTNAPKPQQGWGSNSRNGCEGWGNGGDGARPGPNNHWVEPQKGAGSVGWDSDSDRSGSGCWSEPSRTNTSSSNTWVGSGGSNTPDQNTPNPCSNWGDSVHKPNPQSNSQGWGEPMKNNHGAQTWGEPNPKSSNEWGKGPESTMSKGNQGPDKPTGWLGGPIPTVGQKEEVATGWEEPSPESVRRRMEIDDGTAAWGDPADDSHETFIGKYSGGAVNMWNRTGQSDQEAIGPSSQHQSHPAHSLKHPPQPAQPLTQEKSCSSGWGEPYPKQKESSTWGEPTTAPPVKVDNGTSAWGKPMETSSSWEEPSRGSRDSGSTWGGQHKSAPVPKPMETWCGEEASMGNSWDQEEEVEIGMWSNSQQDNRSHEQNTWNYKHRGSIKMNKPMNKQDEPWMKPFVNQFNSMNFSRDSPDDSMKTGAGMVQDKRMDMGSMGDFNGVMGKTPGSRHHLHKESAMDRSPYYDKNVNPIMGGNIVAQGRGGPQSQAPPQPNLRNQVPPPILPSQVPPSLLKYPGGNGGLNPLFGPQQVAVLNQLSQLNQLSQLNQINQLQRLLLQQQQQQQQQKAQSQRAMPVGRQTEQTRPIGSSPSMMQPPRHLDPTLLKQAPSHKPYLDNYLSHNTPEMQKDAAALGSFSNFPLSLNSNLNVSLDMGVGGGSGGGAVSYKEPPQSRLKKLWATDPLEQNSKPGAMSSGLRLEDSPFYDFLSPGPSPLSPPGQSMGSVGDGWPPRANSPPPHGNTVTWPPEFRPGEPWKGYPNIDPETDPYVTPGSVINNLSINTVRDTDHLRDRNNGPSSSLNTTMPSNSAWSSIRASSHSGSLTSTAQSTSARPSESKWSPGGGSVSNSSLAHELWKVPLPPKAMSVAAPSRPPPGLTSQKPSPASSGWDGSALRLGGWGSSESRYTPGSSWGDSSSSGRTQWLVLKNLTPQIDGSTLRTLCMQHGPLITFHLNLPHGNAVVCYSSKDEAAKAQKSLHMCVLGNTTILAEFASEEEINRFFAQGQSLATPSSGWQAIGSSQSRMDQSHPFPSRAPEPNQWNSSDLHSSSLWGGPNYSSSLWGSPSGTEAGRISSPSPISSFLPVDHLNGGADSM
- the LOC123986292 gene encoding trinucleotide repeat-containing gene 6A protein-like isoform X3 gives rise to the protein MDADSSSSIGSEKNLAAVTTVMMMSANASSSVSSTASSPSSSLVTSAMMVSVSVNGDGNGRQVIGGGVGTISSANNGNNNITGPSHYSVAGSSSIGSNNMGNHHNKPVNNSGIWGTQSGSNMITTGGSTPCINGGLNPNTSNPNANHGAWPQNLTPSSLSQGQRPPQAQGMRSKLSIVPQVGWGGMAAPNSSMEDTEVNNGTASGNVLGSSNSGNGGLQPTNLNTESNGPNNTIMMNTTTTTTNATMTSSPPSSTASPQLSGECSWGSIGGGNGGPLANGNASSASLHPQGELGGPGAFGTPWGTTTYPGDKGHPNVDTVNPQNPAAMQAGNPQISSTAAYKSNNNDNNTAAPRWDQGPANNPNQPQSNLSWGIGSNQIPGSAGQTPGNGNQTTMGPPAGIPRPWGSSASSSSSSSSSSSTSINKMSNGEWGSTTPGINHTDAGSHKGSSANNGWKSLEDDAMGMGGGGGGSHSLGGVTAGWGRSGGSEGSGESSGGRSSSEREGGQPKGGNRRKGTHSASVASTVSQADVDPRVLSNTGWGQTPIRQNTAWDVNSPANNQHQGPRGDERKHSSGGSGWGTATPAAPSQTSGGWGGGPGSSGPGTGSSGWGERTTSGWDSKVPASGGGGQSGWNEGSSYKGSNNSNTWSNNINKDDRSNTWTNAPKPQQGWGSNSRNGCEGWGNGGDGARPGPNNHWVEPQKGAGSVGWDSDSDRSGSGCWSEPSRTNTSSSNTWVGSGGSNTPDQNTPNPCSNWGDSVHKPNPQSNSQGWGEPMKNNHGAQTWGEPNPKSSNEWGKGPESTMSKGNQGPDKPTGWLGGPIPTVGQKEEVATGWEEPSPESVRRRMEIDDGTAAWGDPADDSHETFIGKYSGGAVNMWNRTGQSDQEAIGPSSQHQSHPAHSLKHPPQPAQPLTQEKSCSSGWGEPYPKQKESSTWGEPTTAPPVKVDNGTSAWGKPMETSSSWEEPSRGSRDSGSTWGGQHKSAPVPKPMETWCGEEASMGNSWDQEEEVEIGMWSNSQQDNRSHEQNTWNYKHRGSIKMNKPMNKQDEPWMKPFVNQFNSMNFSRDSPDDSMKTGAGMVQDKRMDMGSMGDFNGVMGKTPGSRHHLHKESAMDRSPYYDKNVNPIMGGNIVAQGRGGPQSQAPPQPNLRNQVPPPILPSQVPPSLLKYPGGNGGLNPLFGPQQVAVLNQLSQLNQLSQLNQINQLQRLLLQQQQQQQQQKAQSQRAMPVGRQTEQTRPIGSSPSMMQPPRHLDPTLLKQAPSHKPYLDNYLSHNTPEMQKDAAALGSFSNFPLSLNSNLNVSLDMGVGGGSGGGAVSYKEPPQSRLKKLWATDPLEQNSKPGAMSSGLRLEDSPFYDFLSPGPSPLSPPGQSMGSVGDGWPPRANSPPPHGNTVTWPPEFRPGEPWKGYPNIDPETDPYVTPGSVINNLSINTVRDTDHLRDRNNGPSSSLNTTMPSNSAWSSIRASSHSGSLTSTAQSTSARPSESKWSPGGGSVSNSSLAHELWKVPLPPKAMSVAAPSRPPPGLTSQKPSPASSGWDGSALRLGGWGSSESRYTPGSSWGDSSSSGRTQWLVLKNLTPQIDGSTLRTLCMQHGPLITFHLNLPHGNAVVCYSSKDEAAKAQKSLHMCVLGNTTILAEFASEEEINRFFAQGQSLATPSSGWQAIGSSQSRMDQSHPFPSRAPEPNQWNSSDLHSSSLWGGPNYSSSLWGSPSGTEAGRISSPSPISSFLPVDHLNGGADSM